The following are encoded together in the Phyllopteryx taeniolatus isolate TA_2022b chromosome 21, UOR_Ptae_1.2, whole genome shotgun sequence genome:
- the mgat1b gene encoding alpha-1,3-mannosyl-glycoprotein 2-beta-N-acetylglucosaminyltransferase b isoform X2 encodes MKSFERLALDRLKSVPGPLLDPLLFAYQANRSVDDAVNMGLHFILEHLDRAGILFVDFSSAFNTIIPELLSSKLLQLSVSPAICQWIYSFLTGRTQQARLGEATSSTRSISTGAPQGCVLSPLLFSLYTNDCTSAHPTVKFLKFADDTTVISLIKDGDNSAYRQEAERLELRCGRHNLELNTLKTVEMIVDFRTHPSPQLPLTLSSCLVSTVETFKFLGITVSQDLKWATNINSVLKKAQQRMYFLRLLRKHGLPPEMLRHFYTAVIESVLGSSITVWFGAATKKDKL; translated from the coding sequence atgaagtcctttgaacgtctcgcgCTGGACCGCCTCAAGAGTGTcccaggtcccctgctggaccccctgctgtttgcctaccaagcgaacaggtctgtggatgatgcagtcaacatgggactgcacttcatcctagaacacctcgacagagcagggatcctgttcgtggacttcagctcagcgttcaacaccatcatacctgaactcctttcatccaagcttctccagctcagcgtctcacctgccatctgccagtggatttacagctttctgacgggcaggacacagcaggcgaggctgggggaggccacctcatccacacgcagcatcagcactggggcgccccaaggttgtgtcctctctccgctgctcttctctctctacacgaacgactgcacctcagcgcacccaaCTGTCAaattcctgaagtttgcagatgacaccactgtcatcagcctcatcaaggacggtgacaattctgcatatcgacaggaagcagagcgcctggagctgcggtgcggccgacacaacctggagctgaacacgctcaagactgtagaaatgatcgtggacttcaggacgcatccttcgccacagctgcccctcacgttgtccagctgccttgtgtcaaccgtcgagaccttcaagttcctgggaattacagtctctcaggacctgaagtgggcgaccaacatcaactccgtcctcaaaaaggcccaacagaggatgtacttcctgcgtcttctgagaaagcacggcctgccaccggagatGCTGAGGCacttctacacagcggtcattgaatcagtcctgggttcttccatcacag